From one Lotus japonicus ecotype B-129 chromosome 3, LjGifu_v1.2 genomic stretch:
- the LOC130742547 gene encoding homeobox-DDT domain protein RLT2-like isoform X3, with translation MECGSEEENKKNTPEGENKVKRKMKSASQLELLEKTYAVEAYPGEVLRAELSEKLGLSDRQLQMWFCHRRLKDRKATPGSNKLLNDSPPTSGPVGERAEQVAKADVKHDGGVASELRPFGHPDSWRVVPQPGIMAFPIMGAAGLPAMESSSYNEPHQTREELRAIAFMERQLGEPLREDGPILGMEFDSLPPGAFGAPIGAVTMGQHRQSGRTLEAKTYEQLDKGVSSRTLHEYQFIPEQPTVKIEKYERVSPSIHFSSPDGIPHRRTLLPSGRSCLNGNESAPYGYGVQGQIPRLNLLSEQGRQNHLFPSASGGNDVLQKNPFIDATFETHNGAHPITLIDSPLMPSNRRVIHEEELSRFQRKRKIEEARMQRELEAQEKRIRKELEKQDILRQKREEQIKKEMERHNRERQKEEERLLRERQREEERLQREQRRELERREKFLQKESIRAEKLRQKEELRRVKEAARIKASNERAIARRMAKESMELIDDERLELMELAASKKGLSSILALDYETMQNLDLYQDEQTSFPPKSVQLKQAFSIQPWSDSDENVGNLLMVWKFLITFADVLGIWPFTLDELIQAFHDYDSRLLGEIHIALLRCIIKDIEDVARTPFTGLGANQNNVANSGGGHPHVVEGAYLWGFDIRNWQSHLNPLTWPEILRQFALSAGFGPKLKKRNIEQALSGNNDEGSDGKDIISNLRSGAAAKNAVAIMQEKGLSNPRRSRHRLTPGTVKYAAFHVLSLEGSKGLNILEVADKIQKSGLRDLTTSKTPEASISAALSRDTKLFERTAPSTYCVRPAYRKDPADSVAIYSAARERIRIFKSGFMDAEDVDDGEKDEDSESDVAEDPEIDDLETETDKKKEVSNSLGFSENTVIESRKDNGEVLQTTDAWPDKVDEGLAPVVAEGLNKHKIVSTSSKIAVCSNAVTISDIDGEDVDDSIPGEPWVQGLMEGEYSDLSVEERLQAFVALIGVATEGNSIRVALEERLEAANALKKQMWAEAQLDKRRIKEDYFVKMQPISYLCNKNEPAVAFLSEGGKQCALPTADVKHDKDLLTPCDQLEQTNALQENQNNLHSSPLEVNMHMQDCSTGPDNYSFQQSGYAAEKSRSILKSYIGHLAEQTYMYRALPLGLDRRRNRYWQFITSASRNDPGCGRIFVELRDGCWKLIDSEEGFDALLASLDVRGIRESYLHMMLERVEMSFKESVRRNVLNSNMRMQNGDTVRRLKTEAVEMAEQDCSADIHCPTTVGIDNLDASETSTSFVVQLGKSEADDKDACTRYQDFEKWMRKECLNSPLLCALKFGKKRCNQLLAICDVCHHVCFFGEVRCPSCHKTFSTCKNNSSSSEHIAHSEGKVKIGTDYFSPSSPLRMRLLKILLSVVEVSLPQEALLPLWTEKYRKPWSIKLEASSSTEDLLQILTALEGAIKREYLASNYETAHELLGSLSTSECPINDFIGGERIPVLPWVPCTTSAVALRLMELDACIFYTSRQKLESEKDKKIGIVVGEFSGVTKRNLPIIG, from the exons ATGGAGTGTGGTTCGGAggaagagaacaagaagaataCACCAGAGGGGGAGAACAAGGTCAAGCGCAAAATGAAGTCTGCTTCACAGTTGGAGCTTCTTGAGAAAACTTATGCTG TGGAGGCCTACCCTGGGGAGGTGCTGCGGGCTGAGCTATCTGAGAAATTAGGTCTGTCAGATCGTCAATTGCAGATGTGGTTCTGTCACCGGAGACTGAAGGACAGGAAGGCTACGCCGGGGTCCAACAAGCTGCTAAATGACTCACCGCCGACTTCAGGTCCAGTTGGTGAGCGTGCTGAACAAGTAGCAAAGGCTGATGTCAAGCATGATGGTGGTGTGGCTTCTGAGTTGAGGCCATTTGGTCATCCTGACTCGTGGCGAGTTGTGCCACAGCCTGGGATTATGGCCTTTCCTATTATGGGGGCTGCTGGGTTGCCTGCAATGGAGAGCAGTAGTTACAATGAACCTCATCAGACCAGAGAGGAGCTGCGAGCTATTGCATTTATGGAAAGACAGTTGGGGGAGCCATTAAGAGAGGATGGACCGATTCTGGGAATGGAATTTGATTCTTTGCCACCGGGTGCATTTGGTGCACCAATAG GGGCTGTGACAATGGGTCAACACAGGCAATCTGGAAGGACCTTGGAGGCAAAAACTTATGAACAGCTGGACAAG GGTGTTTCATCAAGGACTCTCCATGAATATCAATTTATTCCAGAGCAGCCAACTGTTAAAATCGAGAAATATGAGAGAGTTTCCCCCTCCATCCACTTTAGTTCTCCTGATGGCATTCCACATCGTAGGACATTATTACCTAGTGGGCGATCTTGCCTTAATGGGAATGAATCTGCCCCTTATGGATATGGAGTTCAAGGTCAGATACCTCGTCTAAATCTTTTGTCCGAGCAAGGAAGGCAGAATCATCTTTTTCCTTCTGCTTCAGGAGGAAATGATGTTCTACAAAAGAACCCGTTTATTGATGCAACTTTCGAAACTCATAATGGGGCTCACCCAATAACTCTGATTGACAGCCCTCTAATGCCATCTAATAGGAGGGTTATCCATGAGGAGGAACTTTCAAGGTTTCAAAGGAAGCGAAAG ATTGAAGAGGCTAGAATGCAACGGGAACTTGAAGCACAAGAGAAAAGAATTAGAAAAGAGCTTGAAAAACAGGATATTCTAAGGCAAAAG AGAGAGGagcaaataaagaaagaaatggAGAGGCATAACCGTGAGAGGCAGAAGGAAGAGGAAAGGTTATTGCGTGAAAGACAGCGAGAGGAGGAGAGGCTTCAAAGAGAACAGAGGCGGGAACTTGAGCGGCGGGAGAAGTTCTTACAGAAGGAATCAATCAGA GCTGAGAAACTGAGACAGAAGGAAGAGCTTCGCAGGGTTAAAGAGGCAGCGAGGATCAAAGCTTCCAATGAAAGAGCTATTGCCCGTAGAATGGCCAAAGAATCAATGGAACTTATTGACGATGAACGTCTGGAACTTATGGAGTTAGCTGCATCAAAGAAGGGGCTTTCTTCAATACTGGCTCTTGACTATGAAACTATGCAAAATCTTGACTTATATCAAG ATGAGCAGACTTCTTTCCCACCAAAGTCAGTACAGTTGAAACAAGCCTTTTCAATTCAACCTTGGTCAGACTCTGATGAGAATGTAGGAAATCTTCTGATG GTTTGGAAGTTCTTGATTACGTTTGCTGACGTTCTTGGAATATGGCCGTTTACCTTGGATGAACTTATACAAGCTTTTCATGACTAT GACTCTAGGTTATTAGGTGAGATTCATATTGCTCTTCTGAGATGCATTATAAAAGATATTGAAGATGTTGCAAGAACACCCTTTACTGGGTTAGGGGCTAACCAAAACAATGTTGCCAATTCTGGTGGGGGACATCCCCACGTTGTTGAAggg GCATATTTGTGGGGTTTTGATATAAGAAATTGGCAAAGTCACTTAAATCCATTAACATGGCCAGAGATTTTGCGACAATTTGCATTGTCAGCAGGATTTGGGCCTAAATTGAAGAAACGGAATATTGAGCAGGCTCTCTCTGGCAATAACGATGAG GGCAGTGATGGTAAGGATATAATTTCTAATCTACGCAGTGGAGCAGCTGCAAAAAATGCTGTTGCTATTATGCAAGAGAAGGGATTATCTAACCCAAGACGATCTAGGCATCGATTGACGCCTGGCACAGTTAAATACGCTGCATTTCATGTCCTTTCGCTCGAAGGAAGCAAAGGCCTCAATATATTAGAAGTTGCAGACAAGATTCAG AAATCTGGACTTCGTGACCTTACAACTAGCAAAACTCCAGAAGCTTCTATATCAGCTGCTTTGTCTAGGGATACAAAACTATTTGAAAGGACAGCTCCTTCAACATATTGTGTACGTCCTGCATATAGAAAGGACCCAGCTGATTCTGTAGCAATTTATTCAGCTGCTAGGGAAAGAATCAGGATATTCAAAAGTGGGTTTATGGATGCAGAAGACGTTGATGATGGTGAAAAGGATGAAGATTCTGAAAGTGATGTGGCAGAAGATCCCGAGATTGATGATTTAGAAACTGAAACAGATAAGAAAAAAGAGGTTTCCAATTCTTTGGGATTTAGTGAAAACACTGTAATCGAAAGTAGAAAGGACAATGGTGAGGTTTTACAAACTACTGATGCTTGGCCTGATAAAGTGGATGAGGGTTTAGCTCCCGTTGTAGCTGAAGGCCTCAACAAACATAAAATTGTGAGCACCTCTAGTAAAATTGCTGTTTGCAGCAATGCTGTGACTATTTCTGATATAGACGGTGAGGATGTTGATGATAGCATTCCAGGTGAACCATGGGTACAGGGGCTTATGGAGGGAGAGTATTCAGATCTTAGCGTGGAGGAGCGTCTTCAGGCTTTTGTTGCTTTGATTGGTGTGGCAACTGAAGGAAATTCAATCCGTGTTGCACTTGAG GAACGTCTGGAAGCAGCAAATGCTTTGAAGAAGCAGATGTGGGCAGAAGCACAGCTTGATAAACGCCGTATCAAAGAGGATTATTTTGTTAAGATGCagcctatctcttatctttgcaatAAGAATGAACCAGCTGTTGCATTTCTATCAGAAGGGGGTAAACAGTGCGCATTGCCTACTGCTGACGTAAAACATGACAAGGATTTACTCACTCCTTGTGACCAGCTTGAACAGACAAATGCACTACAGGAAAATCAAAACAATCTTCACAGTTCCCCATTAGAAGTTAACATGCACATGCAAGATTGCTCTACGGGCCCAGATAATTATTCTTTCCAACAATCAGGATATGCTGCTGAAAAATCAAGGTCAATTTTAAAATCATACATTGGCCACTTGGCTGAACAGACTTATATGTATAGGGCATTGCCTCTTGGTTTGGATCGAAGGCGTAATCGATACTGGCAGTTCATTACATCTGCTTCTCGTAATGATCCTGGCTGTGGCAGGATTTTTGTGGAGTTACGTGATGGGTGTTGGAAGCTGATTGATTCAGAAGAG GGTTTTGATGCTTTATTGGCATCTCTGGATGTCCGTGGAATCAGGGAGTCCTACTTGCATATGATGTTGGAAAGAGTTGAGATGTCATTCAAGGAATCTGTTAGAAGGAATGTCTTAAATAGTAACATGAGAATGCAAAATGGGGATACAGTCAGGAGACTCAAGACAGAAGCTGTTGAAATGGCTGAGCAAGATTGCAGTGCTGATATTCATTGTCCTACTACTGTAGGCATTGATAATTTGGATGCATCAGAGACCTCAACATCTTTTGTGGTCCAACTTGGAAAAAGTGAAGCTGATGACAAAGATGCTTGTACTAGGTATCAGGACTTTGAGAAATGGATGCGAAAGGAATGCCTAAATTCCCCATTATTATGTGCATTGAAGTTTGGGAAGAAGAGGTGTAACCAACTGCTGGCCATATGTGATGTGTGCCATCATGTCTGTTTCTTTGGAGAAGTTCGTTGTCCTTCATGTCATAAAACCTTCAGTACTTGTAAGAACAACTCTAGTTCTTCTGAACATATTGCTCATTCTGAAGGCAAGGTGAAGATTGGCACTGATTATTTTTCACCCTCGTCTCCTTTGAGGATGAGATTGCTCAAAATCCTCTTGTCCGTTGTTGAG GTATCCCTTCCTCAGGAAGCTCTGCTACCTCTTTGGACAGAGAAGTACAGAAAACCTTGGAGTATAAAGCTGGAAGCTTCCTCATCAACTGAAGACCTTCTTCAG ATATTGACTGCATTGGAAGGTGCCATAAAGAGGGAGTATTTGGCTTCAAACTATGAAACTGCCCATGAGCTGCTGGGTTCTCTCAGTACTTCTGAATGCCCCATTAATGATTTCATAGGTGGTGAAAGGATACCTGTACTTCCTTGGGTCCCGTGCACAACATCTGCTGTGGCTCTAAGGCTCATGGAACTTGATGCTTGCATCTTTTACACCTCACGGCAAAAGCTGGAGTCTGAGAAGGATAAGAAAATTGGAATTGTTGTG GGAGAGTTTTCAGGTGTTACCAAAAGAAACCTCCCCATTATAGGCTGA
- the LOC130742547 gene encoding homeobox-DDT domain protein RLT2-like isoform X1, with protein sequence MECGSEEENKKNTPEGENKVKRKMKSASQLELLEKTYAVEAYPGEVLRAELSEKLGLSDRQLQMWFCHRRLKDRKATPGSNKLLNDSPPTSGPVGERAEQVAKADVKHDGGVASELRPFGHPDSWRVVPQPGIMAFPIMGAAGLPAMESSSYNEPHQTREELRAIAFMERQLGEPLREDGPILGMEFDSLPPGAFGAPIGAVTMGQHRQSGRTLEAKTYEQLDKGVSSRTLHEYQFIPEQPTVKIEKYERVSPSIHFSSPDGIPHRRTLLPSGRSCLNGNESAPYGYGVQGQIPRLNLLSEQGRQNHLFPSASGGNDVLQKNPFIDATFETHNGAHPITLIDSPLMPSNRRVIHEEELSRFQRKRKIEEARMQRELEAQEKRIRKELEKQDILRQKREEQIKKEMERHNRERQKEEERLLRERQREEERLQREQRRELERREKFLQKESIRAEKLRQKEELRRVKEAARIKASNERAIARRMAKESMELIDDERLELMELAASKKGLSSILALDYETMQNLDLYQDEQTSFPPKSVQLKQAFSIQPWSDSDENVGNLLMVWKFLITFADVLGIWPFTLDELIQAFHDYDSRLLGEIHIALLRCIIKDIEDVARTPFTGLGANQNNVANSGGGHPHVVEGAYLWGFDIRNWQSHLNPLTWPEILRQFALSAGFGPKLKKRNIEQALSGNNDEGSDGKDIISNLRSGAAAKNAVAIMQEKGLSNPRRSRHRLTPGTVKYAAFHVLSLEGSKGLNILEVADKIQKSGLRDLTTSKTPEASISAALSRDTKLFERTAPSTYCVRPAYRKDPADSVAIYSAARERIRIFKSGFMDAEDVDDGEKDEDSESDVAEDPEIDDLETETDKKKEVSNSLGFSENTVIESRKDNGEVLQTTDAWPDKVDEGLAPVVAEGLNKHKIVSTSSKIAVCSNAVTISDIDGEDVDDSIPGEPWVQGLMEGEYSDLSVEERLQAFVALIGVATEGNSIRVALEERLEAANALKKQMWAEAQLDKRRIKEDYFVKMQPISYLCNKNEPAVAFLSEGGKQCALPTADVKHDKDLLTPCDQLEQTNALQENQNNLHSSPLEVNMHMQDCSTGPDNYSFQQSGYAAEKSRSILKSYIGHLAEQTYMYRALPLGLDRRRNRYWQFITSASRNDPGCGRIFVELRDGCWKLIDSEEGFDALLASLDVRGIRESYLHMMLERVEMSFKESVRRNVLNSNMRMQNGDTVRRLKTEAVEMAEQDCSADIHCPTTVGIDNLDASETSTSFVVQLGKSEADDKDACTRYQDFEKWMRKECLNSPLLCALKFGKKRCNQLLAICDVCHHVCFFGEVRCPSCHKTFSTCKNNSSSSEHIAHSEGKVKIGTDYFSPSSPLRMRLLKILLSVVEVSLPQEALLPLWTEKYRKPWSIKLEASSSTEDLLQILTALEGAIKREYLASNYETAHELLGSLSTSECPINDFIGGERIPVLPWVPCTTSAVALRLMELDACIFYTSRQKLESEKDKKIGIVVKLPSKYAAAKNSYNASATETSHQAEHEDCVDLGAGLANYSRGQRARQGRVHSCGGKSQGKVVSSRSKSRKRSTNSKNRKMGKLLGWKGRPSDQGGRVRGPRSIRSWQKPAANLDLTSVERDTPKNVPEESPGIFAREEISAGILEATALNASSSERSGYEDESYQPTGNKYDDYLVDNNDAFSGKPENFIDQSHYNVEDLDIGDDVDVDVDVVDDDEEYGQVDVDVEDYIIGGDSDIGDNRDYSD encoded by the exons ATGGAGTGTGGTTCGGAggaagagaacaagaagaataCACCAGAGGGGGAGAACAAGGTCAAGCGCAAAATGAAGTCTGCTTCACAGTTGGAGCTTCTTGAGAAAACTTATGCTG TGGAGGCCTACCCTGGGGAGGTGCTGCGGGCTGAGCTATCTGAGAAATTAGGTCTGTCAGATCGTCAATTGCAGATGTGGTTCTGTCACCGGAGACTGAAGGACAGGAAGGCTACGCCGGGGTCCAACAAGCTGCTAAATGACTCACCGCCGACTTCAGGTCCAGTTGGTGAGCGTGCTGAACAAGTAGCAAAGGCTGATGTCAAGCATGATGGTGGTGTGGCTTCTGAGTTGAGGCCATTTGGTCATCCTGACTCGTGGCGAGTTGTGCCACAGCCTGGGATTATGGCCTTTCCTATTATGGGGGCTGCTGGGTTGCCTGCAATGGAGAGCAGTAGTTACAATGAACCTCATCAGACCAGAGAGGAGCTGCGAGCTATTGCATTTATGGAAAGACAGTTGGGGGAGCCATTAAGAGAGGATGGACCGATTCTGGGAATGGAATTTGATTCTTTGCCACCGGGTGCATTTGGTGCACCAATAG GGGCTGTGACAATGGGTCAACACAGGCAATCTGGAAGGACCTTGGAGGCAAAAACTTATGAACAGCTGGACAAG GGTGTTTCATCAAGGACTCTCCATGAATATCAATTTATTCCAGAGCAGCCAACTGTTAAAATCGAGAAATATGAGAGAGTTTCCCCCTCCATCCACTTTAGTTCTCCTGATGGCATTCCACATCGTAGGACATTATTACCTAGTGGGCGATCTTGCCTTAATGGGAATGAATCTGCCCCTTATGGATATGGAGTTCAAGGTCAGATACCTCGTCTAAATCTTTTGTCCGAGCAAGGAAGGCAGAATCATCTTTTTCCTTCTGCTTCAGGAGGAAATGATGTTCTACAAAAGAACCCGTTTATTGATGCAACTTTCGAAACTCATAATGGGGCTCACCCAATAACTCTGATTGACAGCCCTCTAATGCCATCTAATAGGAGGGTTATCCATGAGGAGGAACTTTCAAGGTTTCAAAGGAAGCGAAAG ATTGAAGAGGCTAGAATGCAACGGGAACTTGAAGCACAAGAGAAAAGAATTAGAAAAGAGCTTGAAAAACAGGATATTCTAAGGCAAAAG AGAGAGGagcaaataaagaaagaaatggAGAGGCATAACCGTGAGAGGCAGAAGGAAGAGGAAAGGTTATTGCGTGAAAGACAGCGAGAGGAGGAGAGGCTTCAAAGAGAACAGAGGCGGGAACTTGAGCGGCGGGAGAAGTTCTTACAGAAGGAATCAATCAGA GCTGAGAAACTGAGACAGAAGGAAGAGCTTCGCAGGGTTAAAGAGGCAGCGAGGATCAAAGCTTCCAATGAAAGAGCTATTGCCCGTAGAATGGCCAAAGAATCAATGGAACTTATTGACGATGAACGTCTGGAACTTATGGAGTTAGCTGCATCAAAGAAGGGGCTTTCTTCAATACTGGCTCTTGACTATGAAACTATGCAAAATCTTGACTTATATCAAG ATGAGCAGACTTCTTTCCCACCAAAGTCAGTACAGTTGAAACAAGCCTTTTCAATTCAACCTTGGTCAGACTCTGATGAGAATGTAGGAAATCTTCTGATG GTTTGGAAGTTCTTGATTACGTTTGCTGACGTTCTTGGAATATGGCCGTTTACCTTGGATGAACTTATACAAGCTTTTCATGACTAT GACTCTAGGTTATTAGGTGAGATTCATATTGCTCTTCTGAGATGCATTATAAAAGATATTGAAGATGTTGCAAGAACACCCTTTACTGGGTTAGGGGCTAACCAAAACAATGTTGCCAATTCTGGTGGGGGACATCCCCACGTTGTTGAAggg GCATATTTGTGGGGTTTTGATATAAGAAATTGGCAAAGTCACTTAAATCCATTAACATGGCCAGAGATTTTGCGACAATTTGCATTGTCAGCAGGATTTGGGCCTAAATTGAAGAAACGGAATATTGAGCAGGCTCTCTCTGGCAATAACGATGAG GGCAGTGATGGTAAGGATATAATTTCTAATCTACGCAGTGGAGCAGCTGCAAAAAATGCTGTTGCTATTATGCAAGAGAAGGGATTATCTAACCCAAGACGATCTAGGCATCGATTGACGCCTGGCACAGTTAAATACGCTGCATTTCATGTCCTTTCGCTCGAAGGAAGCAAAGGCCTCAATATATTAGAAGTTGCAGACAAGATTCAG AAATCTGGACTTCGTGACCTTACAACTAGCAAAACTCCAGAAGCTTCTATATCAGCTGCTTTGTCTAGGGATACAAAACTATTTGAAAGGACAGCTCCTTCAACATATTGTGTACGTCCTGCATATAGAAAGGACCCAGCTGATTCTGTAGCAATTTATTCAGCTGCTAGGGAAAGAATCAGGATATTCAAAAGTGGGTTTATGGATGCAGAAGACGTTGATGATGGTGAAAAGGATGAAGATTCTGAAAGTGATGTGGCAGAAGATCCCGAGATTGATGATTTAGAAACTGAAACAGATAAGAAAAAAGAGGTTTCCAATTCTTTGGGATTTAGTGAAAACACTGTAATCGAAAGTAGAAAGGACAATGGTGAGGTTTTACAAACTACTGATGCTTGGCCTGATAAAGTGGATGAGGGTTTAGCTCCCGTTGTAGCTGAAGGCCTCAACAAACATAAAATTGTGAGCACCTCTAGTAAAATTGCTGTTTGCAGCAATGCTGTGACTATTTCTGATATAGACGGTGAGGATGTTGATGATAGCATTCCAGGTGAACCATGGGTACAGGGGCTTATGGAGGGAGAGTATTCAGATCTTAGCGTGGAGGAGCGTCTTCAGGCTTTTGTTGCTTTGATTGGTGTGGCAACTGAAGGAAATTCAATCCGTGTTGCACTTGAG GAACGTCTGGAAGCAGCAAATGCTTTGAAGAAGCAGATGTGGGCAGAAGCACAGCTTGATAAACGCCGTATCAAAGAGGATTATTTTGTTAAGATGCagcctatctcttatctttgcaatAAGAATGAACCAGCTGTTGCATTTCTATCAGAAGGGGGTAAACAGTGCGCATTGCCTACTGCTGACGTAAAACATGACAAGGATTTACTCACTCCTTGTGACCAGCTTGAACAGACAAATGCACTACAGGAAAATCAAAACAATCTTCACAGTTCCCCATTAGAAGTTAACATGCACATGCAAGATTGCTCTACGGGCCCAGATAATTATTCTTTCCAACAATCAGGATATGCTGCTGAAAAATCAAGGTCAATTTTAAAATCATACATTGGCCACTTGGCTGAACAGACTTATATGTATAGGGCATTGCCTCTTGGTTTGGATCGAAGGCGTAATCGATACTGGCAGTTCATTACATCTGCTTCTCGTAATGATCCTGGCTGTGGCAGGATTTTTGTGGAGTTACGTGATGGGTGTTGGAAGCTGATTGATTCAGAAGAG GGTTTTGATGCTTTATTGGCATCTCTGGATGTCCGTGGAATCAGGGAGTCCTACTTGCATATGATGTTGGAAAGAGTTGAGATGTCATTCAAGGAATCTGTTAGAAGGAATGTCTTAAATAGTAACATGAGAATGCAAAATGGGGATACAGTCAGGAGACTCAAGACAGAAGCTGTTGAAATGGCTGAGCAAGATTGCAGTGCTGATATTCATTGTCCTACTACTGTAGGCATTGATAATTTGGATGCATCAGAGACCTCAACATCTTTTGTGGTCCAACTTGGAAAAAGTGAAGCTGATGACAAAGATGCTTGTACTAGGTATCAGGACTTTGAGAAATGGATGCGAAAGGAATGCCTAAATTCCCCATTATTATGTGCATTGAAGTTTGGGAAGAAGAGGTGTAACCAACTGCTGGCCATATGTGATGTGTGCCATCATGTCTGTTTCTTTGGAGAAGTTCGTTGTCCTTCATGTCATAAAACCTTCAGTACTTGTAAGAACAACTCTAGTTCTTCTGAACATATTGCTCATTCTGAAGGCAAGGTGAAGATTGGCACTGATTATTTTTCACCCTCGTCTCCTTTGAGGATGAGATTGCTCAAAATCCTCTTGTCCGTTGTTGAG GTATCCCTTCCTCAGGAAGCTCTGCTACCTCTTTGGACAGAGAAGTACAGAAAACCTTGGAGTATAAAGCTGGAAGCTTCCTCATCAACTGAAGACCTTCTTCAG ATATTGACTGCATTGGAAGGTGCCATAAAGAGGGAGTATTTGGCTTCAAACTATGAAACTGCCCATGAGCTGCTGGGTTCTCTCAGTACTTCTGAATGCCCCATTAATGATTTCATAGGTGGTGAAAGGATACCTGTACTTCCTTGGGTCCCGTGCACAACATCTGCTGTGGCTCTAAGGCTCATGGAACTTGATGCTTGCATCTTTTACACCTCACGGCAAAAGCTGGAGTCTGAGAAGGATAAGAAAATTGGAATTGTTGTG aAGCTTCCATCAAAATATGCTGCTGCAAAAAATTCCTACAATGCTAGTGCCACTGAAACTTCACATCAGGCTGAGCATGAGGACTGTGTTGATCTTGGTGCTGGCCTTGCGAACTACAGCAGAGGACAAAGGGCTCGACAAGGCCGAGTCCATTCTTGCGGTGGAAAATCACAAGGAAAAGTTGTTAGTTCAAGATCCAAATCTAGAAAGAGAAGTACCAACTCTAAAAACAGAAAAATGGGCAAATTACTTGGATGGAAAGGGAGACCAAGTGACCAAGGAGGACGTGTTCGTGGTCCTCGAAGCATTAGAAGCTGGCAGAAGCCAGCTGCCAACTTGGACCTAACCAGTGTTGAGAGGGATACCCCAAAAAATGTCCCGGAGGAATCACCTGGTATCTTTGCCAGAGAGGAGATTAGTGCTGGTATTTTGGAAGCCACTGCTCTAAATGCTAGTAGTTCAGAGAGATCAGGCTATGAAGATGAAAGTTATCAACCAACAGGCAATAAGTATGATGATTATTTGGTGGATAATAATGATGCATTTAGTGGGAAACCTGAGAACTTCATAGACCAGAGCCACTATAATGTGGAAGATTTGGATATTGGAGATGATGTAGATGTagatgttgatgttgttgatgatgatgaagaatatGGGCaagttgatgttgatgttgaaGATTATATAATTGGAGGGGACTCAGATATAGGGGACAACAGAGATTACAGTGATTAA